The Ooceraea biroi isolate clonal line C1 chromosome 1, Obir_v5.4, whole genome shotgun sequence genome has a window encoding:
- the LOC105279978 gene encoding uncharacterized protein LOC105279978: protein MYYYNYSLELNYAHNIRYLISDKILNKTASHFYLDSIGKPSSAVELSLLTMRFSEINIVKSIKVAFIPNIVFIMISSNKALLLLRIYFLLLDVSYSWNMTSLNLSDDVLIWRFAVWKNRAFLAIPRSANEKMEYKPTLVEVSWPEINSNWPVRFINTAIIPFSKNGLSKYNYRERTLVSVTGLDVDARGRLWILDAPDQYDRWPQIVIYDLKRNDRLISATELFDVSPKYLRALVIDPVGDQWGSRGYIADAGDETIIVYSLGQAKWWKLRMLHEPEIPRVHSTDLAISRRNSILYMTGHNTHDLFSINLNKVREDEVFRTASHGVQNITVTWLGKKLGPSMGLICDLKDGLHYFMTSERASVRWDTKLPLNAQSHSVLMQSNDVPCITDYVMDTRRNIWGLVNLKCPGATKKNVSTSILKSRIVRILKYSFT, encoded by the exons atgtattattataattatagccTAGAACTGAATTATGCAcataatattagatatttgaTATCTGACAAAATTCTGAATAAAACTGCAAGTCACTTTTACCTAGATTCGATCGGAAAACCATCGTCAGCAGTGGAGCTTTCCTTGCTGACGATGCGATTCAGCGAAATCAATATCGTCAAGTCAATCAAAGTTGCGTTCATTCCTAACATCGTTTTCATAATGATTAGCTCAAACAAGGCTCTCCTTCTTTTGCgaatttactttcttttacTTGATGTTTCATACTCGTGGAATATGAcgtcattaaatttatcggaTGATGTTCTAATCTGGAGATTCGCCGTATGGAAAAATCGCGCTTTTCTTGCAATTCCCAG ATCAGCAAATGAGAAGATGGAATATAAACCAACTTTAGTGGAAGTTTCATGGCCAGAAATTAATTCCAATTGGCCAGTAAGGTTTATAAATACGGCAATTATACCTTTCTCCAAAAATGGactatcaaaatataattatagagaGAGAACTCTCGTATCTGTAACCGGATTAGATGTGGATGCTCGTGGACGATTATGGATTCTGGATGCTCCCGATCAATATGATCGCTGGCCTCAAATagttatttatgatttaaaaCGAAATGATCGATTG ATATCAGCCACCGAATTGTTTGATGTATCTCCAAAATACTTAAGAGCTCTCGTAATTGATCCAGTTGGAGATCAATGGGGATCTCGCGGATATATCGCGGATGCCGGCGACGAAACAATCATCGTTTACAGCTTGG GACAAGCGAAATGGTGGAAATTGAGAATGCTACATGAGCCTGAAATACCTCGTGTACACTCGACTGATCTCGCTATTTCTCGCAGGAATTCGATTTTATACATGACGGGACATAACACGCATGATCTGTTCAGTATAAATTTGAACAAAGTTAGAGAAGACGAAGTATTCCGGACAGCTTCACAT GGAGTGCAAAATATAACAGTGACTTGGCTTGGAAAAAAATTGGGTCCTTCCATGGGTCTAATTTGTGATTTAAAAGACGGCCTACATTACTTTATGACTTCGGAAAGAGCCAGCGTGCGCTGGGATACTAAGCTTCCTttgaat GCACAAAGTCACTCGGTTTTGATGCAGAGCAATGATGTCCCGTGTATAACAGATTACGTAATGGATACGCGAAGAAACATATGGGGCTtagtaaatttaaaatgtcCTGGCGCaacgaagaaaaatgtttcaacatCGATACTTAAATCTAGAATCGTTAGAATTCTAAAGTACTCTTTCACATAA